In Pochonia chlamydosporia 170 chromosome 3, whole genome shotgun sequence, the following are encoded in one genomic region:
- a CDS encoding acyl-CoA dehydrogenase, mitochondrial precursor (similar to Aspergillus terreus NIH2624 XP_001210950.1) produces MSSFSRVLRPALRGSRGLAQTVATSSRVARPAVVRSVNIARPLSTTSALRSETIDITDIPPTPISHLSEVEAAMAESVNKFANEVILPKARDMDEAEEMDPTIVQQLFEQGLMGVEIPEEYGGAGMNFTSAIIGIEELARADPSVSVMVDVHNTLCNTAIINYGSEALKKKWLPKLATNTVASFCLSEPVSGSDAFAMATRAEETADGFKINGGKMWITNSKEAEFFIVFANLDPSKGYRGITAFVVEKNTPGFSIAKKEKKLGIRASSTCVLNFDDVLIPKENLLGERGQGYKYAISLLNEGRIGIAAQMTGLALGSFENAVKYVWNDRKQFGSLVGEFQGMQHQIAQSYTEIAAARALVYNAARKKEAGEDFVRDAAMAKLYASQVAGRVSGLAVEWMGGMGFVREGLAEKFWRDSKIGAIYEGTSNIQLNTIAKLLQKEYTN; encoded by the exons ATGTCTTCCTTCTCACGGGTTCTGCGCCCTGCCCTCCGGGGCTCAAGGGGTCTTGCCCAGACTGTCGCTACATCTAGCCGCGTTGCTCGACCCGCCGTCGTTCGCAGCGTAAATAT CGCTCGCCCTCTATCCACCACTTCTGCCCTCCGCTCCGAAACCATTGATATCACGGACATCCCTCCCACCCCCATCAGCCACCTCTCCGAGGTTGAggccgccatggccgagTCTGTCAACAAGTTCGCCAACGAGGTCATCCTCCCCAAGGCTCGCGACATggacgaggccgaggagaTGGACCCCACCATTGTGCAGCAGCTCTTTGAGCAGGGCCTCATGGGCGTCGAGATCCCCGAGGAGTACGGCGGCGCCGGCATGAACTTCACCtctgccatcatcggcattGAGGAGCTCGCCCGCGCTGACCCCAGCGTCAGTGTCATGGTGGACGTCCACAACACGCTCTGCAACACTGCCATCATCAACTACGGCTCCGAGGCcctcaagaagaagtggtTGCCCAAGCTGGCCACCAACACTGTCGCATCCTTCTGCTTGTCCGAGCCTGTCTCCGGCTCCGATGccttcgccatggccactcGCGCCGAAGAGACGGCCGACGGCTTCAAGATCAACGGCGGCAAGATGTGGatcaccaactccaaggAGGCCGAgttcttcatcgtcttcgccaACCTCGACCCCAGCAAGGGCTACCGTGGTATCACCGCCTTTGTCGTGGAGAAGAACACCCCCGGATTCTCCAtcgccaagaaggagaagaagctcggTATCCGCGCCAGCAGCACCTGCGTCctcaactttgacgacgtcCTCATCCCTAAGGAGAACCTGCTCGGCGAGCGTGGTCAGGGCTACAAATACGCCATCAGCCTCCTCAACGAAGGCCGCATCGGTATTGCCGCCCAAATGACCGGTCTGGCATTGGGATCCTTCGAAAACGCAGTCAAGTACGTCTGGAACGACCGCAAGCAGTTCGGTTCCCTGGTCGGTGAATTCCAGGGCATGCAGCACCAGATTGCTCAGTCGTACACCGAAATCGCTGCCGCCCGCGCCCTCGTCTACAACGCCGCCCGCAAGAAGGAGGCAGGCGAGGATTTCGTCAGAGAcgctgccatggccaagctgtACGCTTCCCAGGTCGCCGGTCGTGTTTCTGGCCTGGCAGTTGAGTGGATGGGTGGTATGGGTTTCGTTCGTGAGGGCCTGGCTGAGAAGTTTTGGCGTGACAGCAAGATCGGTGCCATCTATGAAGGCACCAGCAACATTCAGCTCAACACTATTGCCAAGTTGTTGCAAAAGGAGTACACCAACTAA